One genomic segment of Labeo rohita strain BAU-BD-2019 chromosome 14, IGBB_LRoh.1.0, whole genome shotgun sequence includes these proteins:
- the xpnpep2 gene encoding xaa-Pro aminopeptidase 2 — MSSSGWILAVCLVVLEGGRHAAWAEEGSGSERNCSAIPPYLPPTAVNTTVRLRDLRASMISLNISAYIIPATDAHLSEYIAPRDARLAWMSGFTGSAGTAVITQNKAVLWTDSRYWIQAERQIDCNWELQRDASTRSITNWLILEIPEGDQVGFDPFLFSVDTFDVYNTNLAPAGRILKSIPDNLVDKIWTDRPPLPSDNPTRLPDSVIERTWPVKVEQIRAQMSDNPYKPTAVLLSALDETAWLFNLRGNDIPFNPFFYSYTLLSMDEIWLFVHVERITEELKLYLNTSCFHSYCVQLLEYSSVRSYLQTYLKNSNVRVWVGTEYTNQALYELITPEDKLLTSTYSPVLTAKAVKDATEQRILKEAHVRDAVAVMQLLLWLEKKAPEGTETELTAAHFVDQCRSKQKNSRGPSFETISASGPNAALAHYSPSNETARKLSVNEMYLVDSGGQYLDGTTDITRTVHWGNPTDFQKEAYTRVLMGNIEISRTIFPSGTRGVNIEMLGRRALWEVGLNYGHGTGHGVGNYFGVHEWPVGFQSNNIAFQEGMFTSIEPGYYKENDFGIRIEDIAVTVPATTKHGNNYLTFETVSLVPYDRKLINTSLLSSEQLHWLNKYYETIRSVVGPELEKQGLKEEYDWMMKHTAPFLRAGASAVISSFALLATVLPSVFLHNLL, encoded by the exons ATGAGCTCCTCAGGCTGGATACTGGCTGTGTGTCTTGTGGTTCttgaag GAGGCAGACATGCAGCGTGGGCTGAAGAAGGGTCAGGCAGTGAGAGGAACTGTTCGGCAATTCCTCCG TATTTGCCACCAACAGCTGTAAACACAACTGTGAGGCTTCGTGATCTGAGAGCGTCCATGATCTCCTTGAACATCTCAGCCTACATCATCCCAGCCACAGATGCTCATCTG AGTGAGTATATCGCCCCCAGAGATGCAAGGTTGGCCTGGATGTCTGGCTTCACTGGCTCTGCAG GCACAGCAGTCATTACTCAAAACAAGGCTGTTTTGTGGACCGATAGCCGCTACTGGATTCAGGCAGAGAGACAAATTGACTGTAACTGGGAGCTACAGCGAGATG CCTCCACTCGCAGCATTACCAACTGGCTGATCCTAGAGATCCCTGAGGGAGATCAGGTGGGCTTTGACCCATTCCTCTTCTCTGTAG ACACATTTGACGTCTACAACACCAACCTGGCTCCAGCAGGCCGGATCCTGAAGTCTATTCCTGATAACCTTGTGGATAAAATATGGACAGATCGACCTCCTCTGCCTTCTGACAACCCCACACGTTTACCTGACAGTGTCATCG AGAGGACCTGGCCAGTGAAAGTAGAGCAGATACGAGCCCAGATGAGTGACAATCCATACAAACCCACCGCTGTGCTGCTTTCAGCTCTGGATGAGACCGCAT GGCTGTTTAATCTACGAGGCAACGACATCCCTTTTAACCCGTTCTTCTATTCTTACACTCTGCTGTCAATGGATGAGATATG GCTCTTTGTGCACGTTGAACGAATCACAGAAGAGTTGAAGCTCTACCTGAACACTTCATGCTTCCATTCCTATTGTGTGCAACTTCTTGAATACAGCTCTGTGCGCTCGTACCTGCAGACCTATTTAAAGAACTCCAATGTGAGGGTGTGGGTGGGCACAGAGTACACCAACCAAGCCCTGTATGAGCTCATCACTCCTGAG GATAAACTTCTGACCAGCACATACTCTCCAGTACTGACTGCAAAAGCAGTGAAAGATGCGACAGAGCAACGTATTCTCAAAGAAGCTCAT GTTAGGGATGCAGTCGCAGTCATGCAGCTTCTGCTGTGGCTCGAGAAGAAAGCTCCAGAGGGCACAGAGACCGAGCTTACAGCAGCACATTTTGTCGATCAGTGCCGCAG CAAACAGAAGAACAGCAGAGGTCCGAGTTTTGAGACCATTTCTGCAAGTGGACCTAATGCTGCTCTTGCTCACTACAG TCCATCTAATGAAACTGCAAGGAAGCTGTCAGTGAATGAAATGTATCTTGTTGACTCTGGAGGACAGTACCT TGATGGTACTACAGATATAACACGTACTGTGCACTGGGGtaaccccactgactttcaaaaG GAGGCCTACACAAGAGTGCTCATGGGAAATATTGAGATTTCAAGAACCATCTTTCCTTCTGGAACTAGAG GTGTGAACATTGAGATGCTGGGACGAAGAGCATTATGGGAAGTTGGGTTAAATTATGGTCATGGTACAGGTCATGGTGTGGGGAACTACTTTGGAGTCCATGAAT GGCCTGTGGGTTTTCAGTCCAATAATATTGCATTTCAAGAGGGGATGTTCACATCAATTG AACCTGGTTATTACAAGGAGAATGACTTTGGTATAAGGATAGAGGACATTGCTGTCACTGTTCCAGCTACTACAAAG CATGGCAACAATTACTTGACTTTTGAAACTGTCTCACTGGTGCCTTATGACAGAAAGCTGATAAACACATCTCTTCTAAGTTCTGAGCAG CTCCACTGGCTGAACAAATACTACGAGACCATCCGGAGTGTGGTGGGTCCCGAGTTGGAGAAGCAGGGGTTGAAGGAGGAATATGACTGGATGATGAAGCATACAGCGCCATTTCTTAGAGCTGGAGCTTCAGCTGTCATCTCCTCATTCGCACTGCTAGCAACAGTGCTGCCTTCTGTTTTCCTGCATAATCTGCTGTAA